In the genome of Abyssalbus ytuae, the window CTCCACCAAAACAAAAATGACCATGGTTTTCCTTCTAAAGCAAATCTAAGCTCCGGTTCAAAACTTAAATTTTTCTTTGCTATATTAAGATTGAATATAACTGCAGGGTCTTCTAATGAAAAAGAGGGAATAAGAGATATGCCGTTGTGGGTGACCGTTACTTTACCGGAAAAATGATCGATTATTTTAGAATTTTCGACATTTTGCGAATTTGCAAAAAAGCCATAATGAAGTAAAAGAATTGAAAAAACAATCTTGATTATAGAAAATCCAGTATGTTTTTTTGACCTTTTCATTTGAAATTTTTATTTCAAATATAGGAGGGACACAAAAGGAACGGTAACTAAATTCAAATCAAATATTACGAAATTCAAATAATTATAATTTCTTATAAAGCAAAAATAAAAAAAGCAATGAAGGTTGTATGTTCATCGCTTTTTAGTCCAAAAATTATAAGGTGTTTTTTTACTCCATGGAATGAATTCCAAACATATTACCTTCAGTATCAGTAGCAAGAACTATAAATCCGTATTCGCCAATAGACATTTTAGGTTTATAAACATTGCCACCGGCATTTTCAATCCGTGCTTCTTCTATACTGCAATCTTCACTGGCAAAATATATAATAGTACTGTTATTACCTGCTTTTACGCCTTCCATTTTAACTAGGGTGCCAGTGGCCTTATTTTTTGATTCCATATTGGAGGGAAATGCTAACATTTCAAATTCATCATTCCCGGGAGTGGGAAGTTTGGTTAGTTCTATTTTAAATACAGTTTCATAAAACTTTTTGGCTCTTTGCAAATTGTCAGTGTAAATTTCGAACCAAACTACCGGATTTTCATTTTTCATTATTAGTTGTTTTAAGGATTAGAAGTGGTTTAAAATTATACTGATAAAAACAAAAAATACTTGCCATATGACAAGTTTTACAGTTCCAGGGAAATTTCTTTTCGGATTCTACTCAGGGAAGTGTCTGTAATACCAAGAAAAGAAGCTATGTGTTTTAAAGGAGCTTCCTTAATAATTTGGGGCTTTTCTGTAATAAGGCATAAATACCTCTGAGTGGCATTTTGGGTTAGCATATTAACAGAACGCTGTTTTGAAATAAATAGCTCATTGGACATCCAGCTTCTTCCCCATTCCCTGAAACCTTCTATTGTATGAAATAATTTTTGAAAATCATTAAACTCAATTTTCCAGGCAGTTCCGTTAGTTAATGCTTCTAAATTTTCGTTGGTAGGAATTCGTTGAAAGAGAGAAGAAACTTCGATTAAAATTTCATTCGGGCAAAAAAAACCGGTGGTTATTTCATTACCGTTATAATTATAAACGAACGACCGGAATACTCCTTTTTCAATCAAATAATATTCATTACTTGTTTTTCCCTGGTTTAATACAATTTCGTTTTTTGAGAATTCAACTTTTTTATGAAAGCTGCTGATTTCTTTAAAATCGTTATTCGTAATAGAAGGGTGGTTGTATATATTTTTAAAAAAGTCATCCATATCTATAAATTTATAACCAGAATGGAGGGCTTTTTTTTGAGAACACATTATGGTTGATTAAACTAAAATAGTGATTTAAAAAAGGTTTATGATAAAAAGGAAGAAGTAAAATTTAATTATTTGATAATTTATTTTTTTCCCGGCTGTATTGTTGCGGGGTCATATTCAAATAACTTGCAATGTATTTATCAGGTGTGCCTTCTAATATCCGGTTAGACCTTTCTACAATTTCATGAAAAAGTTTAAATCTTTTTGAAGGACTCCTGTATTGAAGCAGTAAAGTGCGGTTTTCACGATCCAGAAGGATATATTCATGTATTTTGTACAATAAATAACACACCTCTGTATTTTTCTTCACCAGTTCTTCCAGGTCTTTTTTATCAATTGAAAGTAGCTCAACGTCGGTAATTGCTTCTTGAATTTCAAGAGAAGGAGAACTGTCTATATAACTTTTGAGGCTGTTAAAAGCCAGACCTTTAGGGGTAATATTGGTAGTAACTGGAACATCCTCATCAAAAATAAACTGGTGTACCACTCCTTTAACTACTATATTCGATTTGGTTTCAACTTCTCCGGCCTTTAAAATTGAAGCTCCTTTTTGAAATGTTCTTTTTTTAAAACGCACACTTATTTCAGCAAAAAGTTGTGTACTAACAGGTGCAGCCAACTGAAAAAAATCATACAATAGTTTTGCATCCAAGTCAGATATGGTTTTCATGGTTTTTGGTTAGCCAATATATATTATGTCATGCAAAATTATAAAGAAGTAATTATAGGCAGCAACTATTCGGTTATTTTAATTTTACTGTTTAATTCCAGTATTTTTTTAATAAAAGTATCGTTCGTTTTCGGGCTAATGTATATTTCGTTGTATTCATCATACCTTATAATGAGTCCTTTTCTGGCTGTTGCAGGCCTGAAACCTATCCAAAGGGTTTTGCCCTTCACTATTTCCCTTATCCGGCTAATACTTATTTTGCCATTAAAAGGACCGCTTTTGTATATCAATCCCTCTTCAGACAATTCGTAACCGGTTCCAAAAAATAGCCAGAACAACAATACAACGACTCCCGAAATGAGAAACATTCCCCAGTACTCTTGTTTTTCCATTCTATCTGAAATAAGCCAGAAGATGATAACTCCTATTAAAAAAGTATTTAATCCGAGTATGGTTGCAGTAAAGAATATGTCTTTTTTACTTTCAAATTTCATTGTTGAATATTGAAACCTTCTAAAGTTACCATTTTACCGGGAATTTATTTAATTACAAACGACTACAATTGATTACAATCAACTACAATCGAAAGTAACTGTTTTCATACCGGATAAATTAAAAATACCATTACACTTTTGTACTGTCATTCACAAACACTGAAGGCAAAAACTAAAAATTAACTTTTAAATTTTATTATTATGAATATGCTTAGAAACAGAGTACAACTAATTGGTAATCTTGGTAACGATCCGGAAATTATACAGCTTGAGAGCGGTAAAAAACTTGCAAAATTTTCAATTGCCACAAATGATAGTTATAAAAATGCACAGGGTGAAACAGTTAAAAATACTGAATGGCATACGGTGATTGCATGGGGCAAAACTGCCGATATTGTTGAAAAATACCTGGTAAAAGGCAATGAGGTGGCTATTGAAGGCAAACTAACTTCCCGCTCATATGAAGGTAAAGACGGAATAAAGCGCTACGTTACCGAAATAAATTGTAATGAACTTCTAATGCTGGGGAAATAAAAATTTCACCTGAAAATAAGAGATGTATTGAATGATGTTCTTTTTCAATATTTTTTGTGAAACCGGGACCAGAGTACAGAAATATTTAGTGAATATTTTTCTTTTATCTGTTGTTGTAACCTTTTGTAGCCCTTAATTTTTTTATCAATACTTTTTTTAAAATTAATTTAGCCTTGTAGAGATTTTTAGGTTGATAAGCAGACTCTATAATTTGGGCAGGAAGGGGTTTTTTACGTAAAAAACCCCTTCTTTTTTAATATAAACTAGAAATCTCATCCTTCTTCACTGCGGACCTTAATATGGTTTAAATCTAAAGATGTTGTTAGCAGACAATAAGAAAGATTGAACTAAAACTAAAAGTGAGGTTATGGAAATAATTATTAAGTTTTCATATGAAGAGTGAAATTAAAGCCCCAGGATAAAGAAATGAAAATAAAAACGTTGAGCATTTAAAAAAGTGTAAGTTATTAGAAAAGCTTTCTTGATTTTTAATAATTATTTTAAATTGCAATTTTGCTGGTAAAACACCATTCTATAAATTTGTGGCGAATGAAAATGGTATTTAAAAAATATTTTTTCCCTTTATATGCCCTCTTATTAATTGGATTTGTAAGTCTTTATGCAAATTCCTGTTTAAAGGATGGTTCATATTTTTCCACCAATACTGTTAGCTCTATACATGCTAACTACAGCAATATAGACCAGCATTTCAAATCTTCTTTAATAAATTCTCTTACATCAGATACACAATACAGAGTTTTTATTGAAATTGTTGATACTGAAGAACAGGAGGAGAGAGAAGAAAGTCATGTATTTGGCAACCACTATTTATCTGGTAGTGCTTATTTAGCTACCTCTTTTAATTTTTCACCATTTACCAGTTTTTCCTTCAGGCTGAGTGAAGTATCAGGACGTAATAAACTTTTTCATTTTATTACTTCATTAAAAACGTATATTAGGTTTCAAGTCTTCAGAATATGAGATTCTTTTTTTAAAACAGGCTAATTTCTATTCCTGTTTTTTCCAATCCCTGTATTATTTATAACCAAGTATGTTTTATTATCTATAAAACGTATCAATTTAATTTATCCATTTAATCCAATAATTTAAACAAGAAAATTATGAGGAAATATGCCTTATTAACCGGCTTATTGATATTACTGTGCTATATAAGTTGCACATCCGATAAAAAAGAAAAAAAAGACGAATCCAAATATCTTGTAACCAATCCGATAAAAAAGGATACTTCCATAACAAAAGATTATGTATGCCAAATTCATTCAATCCGTCATATAGAACTCCGAGCCCTTGAGAAAGGATATTTGCAACATATCTCTGTTGATGAAGGCCAATTTGTAAAAAAGGGGCAACAAATGTTTCATATTATGCCTAATGTATATCAGGCAGAACTTCAAAAAGCAACTGCTGAAGCCCGGGTTGCAGAAATTGAATTTCAAAATACAAAACTACTGGCCGATGGCAATGTAGTATCTCCAAATGAATTAGCTATGGCAAAAGCTCATTTTGAAAAGGCCAAAGCAGACGTAACTTTAGCTAAAACACATTTAGGCTTTACCGACATTCGATCCCCGTTTGATGGAATCATGGATCATCTTCATGTAAGGGAGGGGAGTCTTCTTGATGAAGGTGAATTGCTAACTACCCTTTCAGATAACAGTAAAATGTGGGTATATTTTAATGTTCCTGAAGCAGAATACCTTGATTATATCACCAGCACAAATAAAGACAGTGAGAAGGAAGTTGATCTTTTAATGGCCAATAATAAACGTTTTAATCATAGTGGAGTTGTTGAAACCATTGAAGGCGAATTCAATAATGAAACAGGCAATATAGCATTCAGGGCTACTTTTCCTAATCCGGATAGAATATTACGACATGGGGAAACCGGAACAATTCTAATGAAAGTACCCTATAAAAATGCATTGATTATACCACAAAAAGCAACTTTTGAGATTTTGGATAAAAAATATGTTTTCGTTGTAGATAAGGACGATATTATTCGCCTGCGGGAAATAAGTATAGAAGCCGAGTTGCCACATTTGTTTATAGTGAGAAAAGGACTGTCCGAGGAAGACAGGGTATTAATAGAAGGGATACGAATGGTAAAAGAAAAGGATAAAATTAACTGCAATTTTGTCCAGCCCGATTCAATCTTGTCTAACCTGGAATTATATGCAGAATAGTTCCCTTTAATCTTAACAAGAAATGTTTAGTAAATTTATACACAGGCCGGTGTTGGCTATTGTCATTTCCGTAATCATTATTTTTACAGGATTGCTCGCCATAAAACAATTACCCATTTCGCAATTTCCGCAAATAGCACCCACTACCGTTAATATTTTTATAGCATATCCCGGCGCAAGTGCTGATGTATTAATAAAATCAACACTTATTCCATTGGAAACTTCTATAAACGGGGTTCAGGGAATGCGCTATATAGCTACTGATGCTACGAGTGCTGGCGAAGGTACCATAAGGGTAATTTTCGATCCCGGTACCGATCCCAACCAGGCGGTCGTGAGGGTAAAAACAAGAGTAGACCAGGTAATGCCTTTACTCCCTGAACTGGTACAACGTGAAGGCGTAATTATAACACCCGTACAACCCAGCATGCTTATGTATGTAAACCTGTACAGTAAAGAAAAAGACAATGATGAAAAGTTTTTATATAATTATGCATATACTAAAATAGTTCCTGAAATACAAAGAATTAACGGTATAGCAAGTGCCCAGATACTGGGTGGCAGGAAGTATGCAATACGTGTATGGCTAAAACCTGATCGTATGCGGGCATACAGTGTATCGGCCGAAGAAGTGCTCAAAGCCATGGAAGAACAGAGCATTATTGCCAGACCGGGAAGGTTGGGGATAAGTTCAGGAAAAAAAGCCCAGTCATTGGAATATGTACTGGTATATCAGGACAGGTACAGTGAACCTGAACAATATGAAGATATCATCATTAAAGCCAATAATGAAGGGGAAATCCTCAAACTTAAAGATGTAGCCGATGTAGAATTAGGCAGTGAATTTTTTGATATTTATTCCAATCTCGATGGCCAACCTTCGGCATCTATAGTTCTCAAACAAACTTTTGGCAGTAACGGAAGTGATGTTATAAAAGCAGTAAAAACCAAATTACAGGAACTTAAAGAAGATTTGCCACCGGGTATTGACTATCAAATAAGTTATGATGTATCTAACTTTCTGGATGCCTCTATTGAGCAGGTAATGCATACTCTCAGAGATGCCTTCATTCTTGTGGCAATAGTAGTTTTCTTATTCCTGGGAGATTGGCGTTCAACCTTAATCCCCATTATAGCGGTGCCCGTCTCATTGGTAGGAGCGTTTTTTGTGATGCAACTATTCGGACTTTCTATTAACCTTATTACCCTGTTTGCCTTGGTACTGGCTATAGGTATTGTAGTTGATAATGCCATAGTGGTAGTTGAGGCAGTACATGTAAAGATGGAAGAAGATAACCTGACACCATATAAGGCATCCTATGCAGTATTAGGAGAAATAGGAGGTGCTATTGTAGCTATTACCCTTGTAATGACTTCAGTATTTATTCCTATTTCTTTCATGACCGGTCCGGTTGGGGTTTTTTATCGTCAATTTTCAATAACCATGGCAGGGGCAATTGTAATTTCTGCTATTGTAGCCTTAACCCTTACACCAGTTCTCTGTGCCATGATGTTAAAAAACAACCATGGCAAACAAAAAAGAAAATCTCCTGTCAATCGTTTTATAGACTGGTTTAATAATGGTTTTGAAAGACTTACAGGAAAATATGTAGGCTTCTTAAAATTAATTGTTAATAGAAGAGTAGTTACATGGGGTACTCTTTTAGCTTTTTGTGCAGGAATATTTTTTGCTAATAAAATAGTACCTGCCGGTTTTATACCTAACGAAGACCAGGGGATGATCTATGCCATCATCCAGACCCCCCCGGGTGCTACTTTGGAACGTACTAATGAAGTTGCCAGGAAATTGCAACAAATATGTGAGGAAACAGAGGGTGTAGAGTCAGTTTCTTCCCTTGCCGGATATGAAATTATGACAGAAGGAAGGGGTTCCAATGCAGGAACATGTCTTATCAATTTAAAACCCTGGTCAGAAAGGGAGCATTCGGTACATGAAATTATGGAAGAACTGGAGGAAGAAACCAAAAATTTAGGAGCTATTATAGAATATTTTGAGCCTCCCGCTGTCCCGGGTTTTGGTTCTTCGGGAGGTTTTTCATTGCGTTTACTGGATAAAACCAACTCTACCGATTATCATGAGTTTGAAAAAGTCAACACTAATTTTTTGGAAGCGTTGGAAAAAAGAAAAGAACTAACCGGTTTATTTACGTTTTTCGCGGCAAACTATCCACAGTATGAATTAGTTATAAACAACAAAGCCGCTATGCAAAAAGGAGTATCCATAGGCCAGGCTATGGAAAATCTAAATATTTTAATAGGTAGTACCTATGAGCAGGGTTTTATACGGTTTGGGCGGTTTTACAAGGTATATACCCAGGCTGCACCGGAATATAGAGCACTTCCCTCAGACCTTGAAAAGCTTTTTGTAAAAAATGAAGAAGGTGAAATGGTTCCCTATTCAGCTTTTATGACATTAAAAAAGCGTTTAGGCCCTAATGAGATCACCAGGTATAACCTGTATAACTCAGCTGCCATAAGGGGTCTCCCGGCTTCCGGTTACACAAGTGGAGATGCCATCAAAGCAATACAAGAGGTGGCAGAACAAACATTGCCAAGAGGCTACGATATTGCATGGGAAGGTCTTTCATACGACGAAGCAAAAAGAGGAAATGAATCCTTATACATTTTTATAGTAGTTTTAATATTCGTGTATTTGGTCCTTGCTGCCCAATATGAAAGTTTTTTGCTTCCACTGGCTGTTATCTTTTCTTTACCTATAGGAGTATTTGGCTCCTTTTTCCTGCTTAAATTAATGGGACTTGCCAATGATGTATATGCCCAGATCGGAATGATCATGCTAGTGGGTCTTTTGGGAAAAAATGCAGTATTAATAGTAGAATTTGCTGTTCAAAAACATAGACAGGGTGCTACCGTTTTAGAAGCTGCCATAGAAGGTTCAAAAGCAAGGTTCCGACCAATTTTAATGACCTCTTTTGCCTTTATAGCAGGACTCATTCCTCTCATTATAACTACCGGTGCCGGTGCAGTGGGGAACCGGACTATTGGCGGGTCGGCTTTAGGGGGAATGCTGATAGGGACTATTTTCGGAGTATTGGCCATTCCGGGTCTGTACTACATCTTTGGAAAACTATCGGAGGGACGTAACCTTATTAAAGATGAATATGATGAACCTGTTTCTGAAGAATTCATGAGAAACAGTGAAAGGGAAAGTACCATAAAAGACAGATTAAGGGAGGTAAACAAACTTTTAAAAAAATTAACAAAAAGAAAAGGAGATGCATAAAACAAAAAAAAATATAATAAATTATAAATTTTATTTTGCCTGGCTTTTCATAATAACGGCCATTTACTCATGTGTGCCTGCCAGAGAAATGAAAACAGAAGACAGAAATCTTCCGGCATATTATCAAAATAAAGTGGGGGATACTGTAAATACGGCTGTTGTTCACTGGAAAAACTTTTTTTCAGATTCTGATCTCACGTCGCTTATTGATACGGCTTTAGTTAATAATCAGGAATTGAACATTATGTTTCAAAAAGTGAATATTGCCCAAAACAGAATTAAGGCAAAAAAAGGCGAATATCTCCCTTTCGTTAATCTTCAGGCCGGAGCCGGGATAGAAAAAGTAGGACGTTATACCAGCCAGGGGGCAAATGATGCCAATACCGAAATTAAAACGGGAGAAGAATTTCCGGAACCCCTGCCGGATTTTATGATAGGCGCTTTTGCATCGTGGGAATTAGATGTATGGAAAAAACTGCGCAATGAAAAAAAAGCCGCAGTTTTTGAATATCTCTCGGGAGTGGAAGGCAAAAATTTTTTGATTACCAACCTTATTGCTGAAATAGCCGGGTTATATTATGAACTTATGGCTCTGGATAATCAGTTAGCGATTATTGAAAAAAATCTGGAGATTCAACAAAATGCCCTTCACATCGTAAAACTTCAAAAAACTGCGGCCAAAGCTACAGAATTAGCAGTAAGAAGGTTTGAAGCCGAGGTGCTAAAGAACCAGAGTAACAAGTATGAAATTAAGCAGCTTATTACAGAAACCGAAAACAAACTTAATTTTCTGATTGGAAGATCTCCGCAACACGTAAACAGGGATTCAGATAATTTTCTTTCTCACTCCATTGATACTGTTTACTTGGGAATACCTTCCCAATTGTTACAAAACCGGCCCGATATAAGGCAGGCAGAATATGAACTCACTGCCGCCAAATTGAATACTAAAGTTGCAAGAGCAAATTTTTATCCTTCTTTTACTATAAAAGCAGGGGCAGGATTGCAGGCATTTAATACCAAATATCTGACCTCTACTCCTGAGTCAATGATGTATTCACTGGTAGGCGATATGGTAGCTCCCTTAGTTAACCGAAATGCCATCAAAGCTGAATACAAAAATGCCAATAATCGGCAAATACAGGCGGTATATGAGTATGAAAAAACCATTTTAAGTGCTTATATAGAAGTGGTTAATCAATTATCTAAAATTAATAATCTTGAGAAGAGTTATGAATTAAAAAATAAACAAGTAAAAGCTCTAACTGAGTCTATTGATCTGTCTACCCGTCTTTTTCAGTCGGCCCGGGCGGAGTATATTGAGGTACTATTTACCCAACGGGATGCGCTTGAGTCTAAAATGGAACTTGTAGAAACTAAAAAAGATCAAATGCTGGCTCACGTTAATATGTACAGGGCCCTGGGTGGTGGGTGGAATTAAAATATCCCATTATATTTATGCCCATCCCTTGATCTGATTATAAAATAACGAAATGCCATTTTTGCAATTTTATAAAAATAGCATTTCGTTATTCTATCAGTATTAAGTTATAAATTTTTTTAACAATCTTTACCCGCAAATATTTCAAAATGCATAAAAACTGTTTCCGTATAACATTACAATCTCTTTTGTTTTGCATCATACAATAAAATTATACTTTACATATTCGATTTTTCTGCTTTTGAACTTCTTTTCATATGGCCAGTATACTCAACATGGAGATAGTATAGCAAGTGTGAAAGTTAAAAAAATTAACTATAAGGCATTCATTATCCCTTCTGCTTTAATAGGGTATGGTATAATAGGCCTGGAGAGCCACACACTAAAAGATTTTAACTTACAGGCCCGAAAAGAACTTAGTGAACATATTGATGAACAACTAACTATTGATGATTTTTCCCAATATACACCATTTTTATCAGTATATGCCCTGAATGGTTTTGGAGTAACAGGAAAGCATAATTTTAAAGATAGAACCATTGTGCTGGTTACTTCCTATTTAATAATGGGCGGAACAGTTAACCTGCTTAAAAATGCCAGTAATGTTTTACGGCCGGACGACACTTCAAAAAATTCTTTTCCATCAGGTCATACCGCGACTGCTTTTATGGGTGCTGAATTTCTTTGGCAGGAATATAAAAATGTATCAGTTTGGTACGGAATTGCCGGCTATTCCATAGCCGCCGGCACCGGACTTTTCCGAATGTATAATAACAGACATTGGATTACTGATGTAGCTGCTGGAGCCGGTATTGGTATATTAAGTACTAAAATTGCTTATTTATTACATCCGTGGATAAAGAAAACACTTTTTGGAAATCATGAATCAGCTAATGCCTGTGTATTACCTTTTTACAATGGTAAAGAATCCGGACTGGGAGTAACAATTACTTTTTAAAATTTATATAGTTTTCATACTTACCTTCAAACGCTGACTCTTTTAAACAATTTATTTATGTTTATAATTGCTTTATAAGAATAAACTTCCCTATATTTAAACTATCCAATACTTTCCTGTTGAAAGGCACAAGACTTTTCAACCTAGAATTCATTTACTCTATTCAAAAAAATTAAATGATGTACATAAATAAACAATGTATGATTAAAAATATTGGATTTAGCCTGGTAATACTTACAGCAGTATTGAGTTGTAAATTAAATAAAGAAGAAGTTTCACAGTCCGAACGCCCTCCTAATATAGTTTTTATTTTTGCTGATGATTTGGGTTATGGAGATATAGGATGCTTTGGGGCAGATGATATTAAAACGCCCAATATTGACAATATTTCCAGTCAAGGTATCAGGTTTACTGAATTTTATTCTGCTTCACCCATATGTACACCTTCCAGGGCAGGGTTATTAACCGGCAGACTACCACAAAGGATGGGAATTAATAATGT includes:
- a CDS encoding VOC family protein; this encodes MKNENPVVWFEIYTDNLQRAKKFYETVFKIELTKLPTPGNDEFEMLAFPSNMESKNKATGTLVKMEGVKAGNNSTIIYFASEDCSIEEARIENAGGNVYKPKMSIGEYGFIVLATDTEGNMFGIHSME
- a CDS encoding Crp/Fnr family transcriptional regulator produces the protein MDDFFKNIYNHPSITNNDFKEISSFHKKVEFSKNEIVLNQGKTSNEYYLIEKGVFRSFVYNYNGNEITTGFFCPNEILIEVSSLFQRIPTNENLEALTNGTAWKIEFNDFQKLFHTIEGFREWGRSWMSNELFISKQRSVNMLTQNATQRYLCLITEKPQIIKEAPLKHIASFLGITDTSLSRIRKEISLEL
- a CDS encoding Crp/Fnr family transcriptional regulator, producing the protein MKTISDLDAKLLYDFFQLAAPVSTQLFAEISVRFKKRTFQKGASILKAGEVETKSNIVVKGVVHQFIFDEDVPVTTNITPKGLAFNSLKSYIDSSPSLEIQEAITDVELLSIDKKDLEELVKKNTEVCYLLYKIHEYILLDRENRTLLLQYRSPSKRFKLFHEIVERSNRILEGTPDKYIASYLNMTPQQYSREKNKLSNN
- a CDS encoding PH domain-containing protein, whose product is MKFESKKDIFFTATILGLNTFLIGVIIFWLISDRMEKQEYWGMFLISGVVVLLFWLFFGTGYELSEEGLIYKSGPFNGKISISRIREIVKGKTLWIGFRPATARKGLIIRYDEYNEIYISPKTNDTFIKKILELNSKIKITE
- a CDS encoding single-stranded DNA-binding protein translates to MNMLRNRVQLIGNLGNDPEIIQLESGKKLAKFSIATNDSYKNAQGETVKNTEWHTVIAWGKTADIVEKYLVKGNEVAIEGKLTSRSYEGKDGIKRYVTEINCNELLMLGK
- a CDS encoding efflux RND transporter periplasmic adaptor subunit, whose amino-acid sequence is MRKYALLTGLLILLCYISCTSDKKEKKDESKYLVTNPIKKDTSITKDYVCQIHSIRHIELRALEKGYLQHISVDEGQFVKKGQQMFHIMPNVYQAELQKATAEARVAEIEFQNTKLLADGNVVSPNELAMAKAHFEKAKADVTLAKTHLGFTDIRSPFDGIMDHLHVREGSLLDEGELLTTLSDNSKMWVYFNVPEAEYLDYITSTNKDSEKEVDLLMANNKRFNHSGVVETIEGEFNNETGNIAFRATFPNPDRILRHGETGTILMKVPYKNALIIPQKATFEILDKKYVFVVDKDDIIRLREISIEAELPHLFIVRKGLSEEDRVLIEGIRMVKEKDKINCNFVQPDSILSNLELYAE
- a CDS encoding efflux RND transporter permease subunit encodes the protein MFSKFIHRPVLAIVISVIIIFTGLLAIKQLPISQFPQIAPTTVNIFIAYPGASADVLIKSTLIPLETSINGVQGMRYIATDATSAGEGTIRVIFDPGTDPNQAVVRVKTRVDQVMPLLPELVQREGVIITPVQPSMLMYVNLYSKEKDNDEKFLYNYAYTKIVPEIQRINGIASAQILGGRKYAIRVWLKPDRMRAYSVSAEEVLKAMEEQSIIARPGRLGISSGKKAQSLEYVLVYQDRYSEPEQYEDIIIKANNEGEILKLKDVADVELGSEFFDIYSNLDGQPSASIVLKQTFGSNGSDVIKAVKTKLQELKEDLPPGIDYQISYDVSNFLDASIEQVMHTLRDAFILVAIVVFLFLGDWRSTLIPIIAVPVSLVGAFFVMQLFGLSINLITLFALVLAIGIVVDNAIVVVEAVHVKMEEDNLTPYKASYAVLGEIGGAIVAITLVMTSVFIPISFMTGPVGVFYRQFSITMAGAIVISAIVALTLTPVLCAMMLKNNHGKQKRKSPVNRFIDWFNNGFERLTGKYVGFLKLIVNRRVVTWGTLLAFCAGIFFANKIVPAGFIPNEDQGMIYAIIQTPPGATLERTNEVARKLQQICEETEGVESVSSLAGYEIMTEGRGSNAGTCLINLKPWSEREHSVHEIMEELEEETKNLGAIIEYFEPPAVPGFGSSGGFSLRLLDKTNSTDYHEFEKVNTNFLEALEKRKELTGLFTFFAANYPQYELVINNKAAMQKGVSIGQAMENLNILIGSTYEQGFIRFGRFYKVYTQAAPEYRALPSDLEKLFVKNEEGEMVPYSAFMTLKKRLGPNEITRYNLYNSAAIRGLPASGYTSGDAIKAIQEVAEQTLPRGYDIAWEGLSYDEAKRGNESLYIFIVVLIFVYLVLAAQYESFLLPLAVIFSLPIGVFGSFFLLKLMGLANDVYAQIGMIMLVGLLGKNAVLIVEFAVQKHRQGATVLEAAIEGSKARFRPILMTSFAFIAGLIPLIITTGAGAVGNRTIGGSALGGMLIGTIFGVLAIPGLYYIFGKLSEGRNLIKDEYDEPVSEEFMRNSERESTIKDRLREVNKLLKKLTKRKGDA
- a CDS encoding TolC family protein, giving the protein MHKTKKNIINYKFYFAWLFIITAIYSCVPAREMKTEDRNLPAYYQNKVGDTVNTAVVHWKNFFSDSDLTSLIDTALVNNQELNIMFQKVNIAQNRIKAKKGEYLPFVNLQAGAGIEKVGRYTSQGANDANTEIKTGEEFPEPLPDFMIGAFASWELDVWKKLRNEKKAAVFEYLSGVEGKNFLITNLIAEIAGLYYELMALDNQLAIIEKNLEIQQNALHIVKLQKTAAKATELAVRRFEAEVLKNQSNKYEIKQLITETENKLNFLIGRSPQHVNRDSDNFLSHSIDTVYLGIPSQLLQNRPDIRQAEYELTAAKLNTKVARANFYPSFTIKAGAGLQAFNTKYLTSTPESMMYSLVGDMVAPLVNRNAIKAEYKNANNRQIQAVYEYEKTILSAYIEVVNQLSKINNLEKSYELKNKQVKALTESIDLSTRLFQSARAEYIEVLFTQRDALESKMELVETKKDQMLAHVNMYRALGGGWN
- a CDS encoding phosphatase PAP2 family protein, with the protein product MNFFSYGQYTQHGDSIASVKVKKINYKAFIIPSALIGYGIIGLESHTLKDFNLQARKELSEHIDEQLTIDDFSQYTPFLSVYALNGFGVTGKHNFKDRTIVLVTSYLIMGGTVNLLKNASNVLRPDDTSKNSFPSGHTATAFMGAEFLWQEYKNVSVWYGIAGYSIAAGTGLFRMYNNRHWITDVAAGAGIGILSTKIAYLLHPWIKKTLFGNHESANACVLPFYNGKESGLGVTITF